A single genomic interval of Octopus bimaculoides isolate UCB-OBI-ISO-001 chromosome 10, ASM119413v2, whole genome shotgun sequence harbors:
- the LOC106877466 gene encoding uncharacterized protein LOC106877466, which produces MATKTHLGLLAWICCGYIAFMTTSAQDLRGRFCPTKANVMVNVTEKCGKFIDLVRKGYNLDKKASNLSAISESDLMYRIQKWSQDIQTSPDCLFSRRTVGESNGCCSGWSGVKCLIPVCNPACKNGGSCVRPDVCSCLKGYSGYRCGEILKSVTAEMKYCYKGKKCYGENPRNMENRLMQAKDCCFGNGTRGNSWGSSRSCDVCPQSENVTLDQSALNKVTKKIMNVGFATCRVYGIYSYRTFDGSNYDFGGTCRYTLASEGKNWYVEIESYNCSSFTTCRKA; this is translated from the exons ATGGCAACAAAAACCCATTTGGGGTTGCTAGCATGGATATGTTGCGGATATATCGCTTTCATGACTACGTCAGCTCAAGATCTCAG agGGCGATTTTGTCCCACGAAAGCCAATGTTATGGTTAATGTAACGGAGAAATGCGGCAAATTTATAGACTTGGTAAGAAAAGGATATAATTTGGATAAAAAGGCATCCAATCTTTCGGCTATAAGCGAAAGCGATTTGATGTACAGAATCCAGAAATGGTCACAAGACATTCAAACCAGTCCAGATTGTCTTTTTTCCAG ACGAACTGTTGGCGAATCAAATGGCTGCTGCAGTGGCTGGTCCGGAGTCAAGTGTCTTATAC CCGTCTGCAACCCTGCATGTAAGAACGGCGGCTCTTGCGTCAGACCAGATGTATGTAGTTGCCTTAAGGGCTATAGTGGATACAGATGCGGTGAAATCCTCAAAT ctgTGACCGctgaaatgaaatactgctacAAAGGGAAAAAGTGCTACGGTGAAAACCCGAGAAACATGGAAAATCGTTTGATGCAAGCAAAAGACTGTTGTTTCGGAAATGGGACCCGTGGTAACAGTTGGGGTTCGTCACGTTCGTGCGACGTGTGTCCTCAATCAGAAAATG TCACCCTTGATCAAAGTGCTCTGAATaaagtaacaaagaaaattatgaatgtgGGTTTCGCCACTTGTCGCGTCTATGGTATATACAGCTATAGAACATTTGACGGAAGTAACTATGATTTTGGTGGAACATGCAGATACACTTTAGCTAGTGAAGGAAAAAACTGGTACGTCGAGATCGAATCTTACAACTGTTCCAGCTTCACAACATGCAGAAAG GCGTGA